In Burkholderia pseudomultivorans, the DNA window CGCCGTCGCGCCGGTGGCTGCCGGCGTGCTTCGCCGCACCGGCAAATTATTTGCGGATTCGGCGACGGATTGTCGTGGCTCGGTCGTTTAAAGGATCAACGACCGCTTCCGGTCGGCGCCTTTTCTTCGGAGTCTGTCATGAAGCTTTCTCTTTCCTTGCGTGTCGTCGTGGCCGCCGCGGCCGCGCTGGCCGCATCCGCCGCCTTCGCGCAGGCCGTCATCGTCGCCCCTTACGCACCGCCGCCGCCGCGTGTCGAAGTCGCGCCCGCGCCGCGCGCAGGCTACGTGTGGGACCAGGGGCACTGGCATTGGCGGCAGGGGCGCTATGTGTGGATCCCCGGCCACTGGCAGGTGGTGCGGGCCGGCTATCACTGGGTGCCGGGACACTGGGTCGCACGCGGCCCGAACTGGCGCTGGGTGCCAGGCCACTGGGCCTGACGGCCCGCCGGTCGTCGCGCGGGCGGGCGTGCCCGCGCGGCGGATTTCTCATCTCACGTCACGAGTCGAGCGATGCCGTTCCGAACCGTCGTAATCGTTGCAGTCGCGGCCGTCGTGCTCGCCGGCTGCGTCGTGGTGCCGGCGCGTCCGGCCTATTACCGGCCCGCGCCGGTCGTCGTATATTGAGCGCGCCGGCAAGCGGCCGACATGACCGGTATGCAGTCCGAGCGCGATGTCGATGAAACGGACCTGGCCGATGCTGCATGCGACGCCGGCGGCGACGCCGGGCCGCAGGCCGCGCATCGCGATCCGCCGACAATCCGGCGCATGCAAGGAGAGCACGACGATGAGCTTCAGCCCGAAGGCGGCCGCAGCGCGGCGCAGGCGTGTCGTATCGCGGAGCGCGCTGCGTTGAGCGACGGCGATCCGGATGCGGAACTCGTGCAGCGGGTCGGCGCGCGCGACGCGTCGGCCGTGCGCACGCTCGTCGCGCGCAAGCTGCCGCGGCTGCTCGCGCTCGCAACGCGCATGCTCGGCGACCGGTCGGAAGCCGAGGATGTCGCACAGGAAACCTTCCTGCGGATCTGGAAGCACGCGCCGGGCTGGCGCGACGGCGGCGCGCGGTTCGATACGTGGCTGCACCGCGTCGTGCTGAACCTCTGCTACGACCGGTTGCGCGGCCGGCGCGAGGAACCGGTCGACAGCCTGCCCGAGGTGCCCGACCCGCATCCCGAGCCGGCCGCGTACGCCGAGCACCGCTCGCGCGATGCGCGCGTGCGGCAGGCGCTCGCCGCGCTGCCGCCCCGGCAGCGGGAAGCGCTCGTGCTCCAGTACTATCAGGATCTGTCGAACGTGGAGGCGGCCAACCTGATGGGCATCACCGTCGATGCGCTGGAAAGCCTGCTCGCGCGTGCCCGGCGCAACCTGCGCGCGCAACTGGCCGGCGATTCACCTAGCGAGGACAAGCGATGACACCCGAACGATTTCGTACCATCGTCGCCGCCTACGGCGCGGATGCGCGGCGCTGGCCGGACGGCGAGCGCGCGGCCGCCGAGGCGTGGGCGCGCGCGCATCCGGCCGACGCGCTGGCGGCGCTCGACGATGCCGCCGAACTCGACGCCTGGCTCGCGCGCGACAGCGTGGCGCCGCCCGCGCCGGCCCTCGTCGAGCGCATCGTGGCGACGGCGCCCGCGCCGCATCGTGCGCGGCGACGCGGGCGCGTGTGGTGGTCGGGCGCGGCGTTCGCGGGCGTCGGCCTGGCCGGCGCGCTCGCGGGAGCGGTCGTGGTGTCGATGCTGATGCTCGGCAGCGCGCCGCCGGCTCACGAACCGGGCTATCTGACGACGACGTTCGGCGGACCGGGCATCGACGGGAGCGACGAATGACCGCACGCGGCTGGAAAATCGTGCTCGTCGGCTCGGTCGTGCTGAACGTGTTCATGCTCGGCGCGATCGGCGGCGGCGCCTATCAGTGGTTCAGCACGCATCGCGACCTGCGCGCGGCCGGCGCGCCCGCGCAACGCGCGGCGCTGCGGTTCGCCGCGGACGAACTGCCCGATGCGCGCCGGCGCCAGTTCACCGACGCGCTGAAGGCGGCGCGCAAGGACGGTCGCGATTTCGCGCGGGAAGGGCGCGACGGCCGGATCACCGTGCTGGACCTGCTGGCGGCGCCGCAGCTCGATCGCCCGGCGATCGACGCGGCGCTCGAACGCACGCGCGCGGCCGACAGCGCGCTGCGCGCGCAGGTCGAGCGCAGCGTCGTCGATTTCGCGACGACGCTGACGCCGGACGAACGGACGAAGTTCGTCGACGGACTGCGCCGCAGCGGCAACTGGCGACTGCCGCCGAAACTGCAGAAGCGGCAGGACGCGCAGGCGAATCCGTGAGCGCCGCCGCGTAGCGGCGCAACGCTGGAACGGACGGGCGTCGAGCGTTCGATGGCGCGTCGCCGGCGTTACAGCATGCGCGGGCGTCGATGACGGAAGTCCGCCGCGCGCGAGCATGGCTTGCCGCCCCTCGCCGTCCGTCGTCGACGCCAGCCCATCCTTGCAGCGCGCCACGCCTTCGTGCGGATTCGGGCGCCGCCATGTCACTGCCGCCATCGCGCCCAAAAATATTTGCCTGCCCGGCGACGGATTTCCCGGCGGCCCGCGTTAAACGAGGGTACGCATCGCGAGAGAGCCTGTCATGGAGCAACCGAACGACACCACGCCGGCCGCCATCGCGCTGAACCGCTTCGGTCTCGGCGCGCGCGCGGACGACGTGCCGCCCGCCGACCCGAAGGCGTCGCTCGTCGCGCAATTCGACCGTTTCGAGCCCCGGCCGGCCGCGTGGGCCGCCGAGCCGGACGCGGTGACGCTGGCCACGCGCTTCGCGAATGCGCGCAATGCGCTCGCGGGCAACGACGCGGCCGCGAAGCGCGCGACCGAGCAATCGATTCGCCGCGACGGCTACGACACGTATCGCAGCGCGGTCGCCGCGCGGCTGAACAGCGCGCTCGACACGCCCGCGCCGTTCGTCGAGCGGCTCGTGCATTTCTGGGCGAATCATTTCGCGGTGTCGGTCGACAAGGGGCAGGTGGCCGCGTATGCGGGCGCGTTCGAGCGCGACGCGATTCGTCCACACGTGCTCGGCCGCTTCGAGGACCTGCTCGTCGCGGTCGAGCAGCATCCGGCGATGCAGCTGTTTCTCGACCAGGCGCGCTCGGCCGGTCCCGACAGTCCCGCCGCATTGCGCGCCGAAGCCCGCAATCCGTCGGCGAAGCGCGGGCTCAACGAGAACCTCGCGCGCGAGATCATGGAGCTGCACACGCTCGGCGTCCGCACCGGCTATACGCAGAGCGACGTGACCGAATTCGCGCGTGCGCTGACGGGCTGGAGCATCGCGGGCGGACGCGGGCCGCAGCCCGGCGATGCGGCGCCCGGCGCGTTCGTGTTCCGCCCGCAGTTGCACGAGCCGGGCGTCCGCACCGTGATGGGCCGCAGCTATGACCAGCCCGGCGAAGCGCAGGCGCGCGCGGTCCTGCACGACCTTGCGCGTTCGAGCGCCACGGGGCGGCACGTCGCGTTCCGGCTCGCCCGTCATTTCGTCGCCGACAATCCGCCGCCCGCGCTCACCGAGCGGCTCGCCCGCGCGTTCGATGCGAGCGGCGGCGATCTGCCGACCGTGTATCGCGCACTCGTCGATGCGCCGGACGCATGGTCGCCCGTCAGCCGCAAGTTCAAGACGCCGTGGGAATGGGCCGTGTCGTCGCTGCGCGGGCTCGGCTGGCGCGATGCGGGCGACCTGAAGGCCGCGCCGCTGCTGACGCAGCTCGGCCAGCCCGTATGGCGGCCCGGCTCGCCGGCCGGCTACGACGATGTCGCGGCGAGCTGGGCCGCGCCCGACGCGCTGGTGCGCCGTGTCGAGATTGCGCAGCGGCTCGCCGCGCGCACCGGCGACCGGCTCGACCCGCGCGCGCTCGGCAATACGCTGCTCGCCGGCTCAATGAGCGCGCCGACCGCGGCCGCGCTGGCGCATGCGGAAAGCGCGACCACGTCGCTCGCGCTGCTGCTCGTGTCGCCCGATTTTCAACGGAGATGACCATGACCTTGTCCCGCCGACACTTCCTGCGCGTCGCGGCCGCCGGCGCAGGCGCGATGCTCGTCGCGCCGCGCGTCGTGTTCGCGAACGTCGCGACCGAGCGGCGCTTCGTGTTCGTGATCCAGCGCGGCGCGGCCGACGGCCTGAACATCGTCGTCCCGTATGCGGAGCCGGCTTATGCGGGGCTGCGCGGCGCGCTGGCGATCGGCGCGTCGACGGCCACGCGGCTCGACGGCACGTTCGCGCTGCATCCGTCGCTCGCGCACACCGCGCAGCTGTATCGCGACGGGCAGGCGCTGTTCGTTCATGCGATCGCGTCGCCGTATCGCGACCGCTCGCATTTCGACGGCCAGAACGTGCTCGAGACCGGCGGCCGCGCGCCGTACCAGGTCAAGGACGGCTGGCTGAACCGGCT includes these proteins:
- a CDS encoding YXWGXW repeat-containing protein — translated: MKLSLSLRVVVAAAAALAASAAFAQAVIVAPYAPPPPRVEVAPAPRAGYVWDQGHWHWRQGRYVWIPGHWQVVRAGYHWVPGHWVARGPNWRWVPGHWA
- a CDS encoding RNA polymerase sigma factor; this translates as MQSERDVDETDLADAACDAGGDAGPQAAHRDPPTIRRMQGEHDDELQPEGGRSAAQACRIAERAALSDGDPDAELVQRVGARDASAVRTLVARKLPRLLALATRMLGDRSEAEDVAQETFLRIWKHAPGWRDGGARFDTWLHRVVLNLCYDRLRGRREEPVDSLPEVPDPHPEPAAYAEHRSRDARVRQALAALPPRQREALVLQYYQDLSNVEAANLMGITVDALESLLARARRNLRAQLAGDSPSEDKR
- a CDS encoding periplasmic heavy metal sensor; protein product: MTARGWKIVLVGSVVLNVFMLGAIGGGAYQWFSTHRDLRAAGAPAQRAALRFAADELPDARRRQFTDALKAARKDGRDFAREGRDGRITVLDLLAAPQLDRPAIDAALERTRAADSALRAQVERSVVDFATTLTPDERTKFVDGLRRSGNWRLPPKLQKRQDAQANP
- a CDS encoding DUF1800 domain-containing protein, yielding MEQPNDTTPAAIALNRFGLGARADDVPPADPKASLVAQFDRFEPRPAAWAAEPDAVTLATRFANARNALAGNDAAAKRATEQSIRRDGYDTYRSAVAARLNSALDTPAPFVERLVHFWANHFAVSVDKGQVAAYAGAFERDAIRPHVLGRFEDLLVAVEQHPAMQLFLDQARSAGPDSPAALRAEARNPSAKRGLNENLAREIMELHTLGVRTGYTQSDVTEFARALTGWSIAGGRGPQPGDAAPGAFVFRPQLHEPGVRTVMGRSYDQPGEAQARAVLHDLARSSATGRHVAFRLARHFVADNPPPALTERLARAFDASGGDLPTVYRALVDAPDAWSPVSRKFKTPWEWAVSSLRGLGWRDAGDLKAAPLLTQLGQPVWRPGSPAGYDDVAASWAAPDALVRRVEIAQRLAARTGDRLDPRALGNTLLAGSMSAPTAAALAHAESATTSLALLLVSPDFQRR